The DNA window GGAAATTGAACTATTGAAAACAAAACATTCCAATTTTAAGTTGATAAAAAAAAGTTTATTGTAATCTATTTGTTTTTTTAAAGGGTGATCCATTGCATATTAATCGTTTGAGTATTATTGGGCTGATCATGATTGTTTTTAGTTTGGTTTTGATCGCTGTGAACACTTTTGATAAGCTAATTCTGGAATTAACTTATCCTTTTCTCATGGGATCTTCCAAGGGAAAATCCATAATATTTTTCATGTTAATGGGAAGCCTGTTAATATTGTCACAGTTAATTCAAAGTTCTAAATTCCCAAAAAAATTAAATATATTCAATAAACCTGGAAATTACTATCTTAAACTCTTGATTATTATAATATCAATTACTTATGTAGTGGGACTTTTGATAGAAATATGGATCCGGCTTAAATTTGGAGTATCAATATTCACAACCTTTGTTTCTACGAGTCCTCAAATTGGAACCAGTAGTATAATACACAGTCATGTATACAAATCAATGCTTGGCATTTTAATATCCGACATAGGGCTAAATTTACCATCAAATATACATACTGCTATTTCAATTGCAGCCTATATTCCGAGGTTTGCAGCAGTTATTTTCGTTGTTTTCCCAGTTGTTTACATATTAGGTGTGTTATCGACTGAAAAACGTCCAGATATACAAAATATTATCTTGATATTTGCAATTACAACAACTCTGATTGGTATGTTGGACGGAGGACTCTTCTCCGCACCTGCAATGGTTGGGTTGGCTGGTTTACTCGGGATTTACTCCATAAAAAAACCATTTTCCCCCAGAGATCTCGTCAAACCCTCAATGATCATAGTTCTACTTTTGATTTTACGAATAATAATCAGCTTCATGGGAAGCAGTCCCGATGTGTATGAGATAACAATTTTAGATGAACATGAGAATGTGACCGTGAAGGGATTTAACGTTATAAATGAAATGGCAGTGGGTAACAACACAGTGATAACAGTGCCGGCTAACATGAACGAATTTACAGTTTTAAACACTTCATTTGATGTATTAAAGGATAAATATCATTTGTTTTTTGTTTCATGGGATAGCTATTCTTTTTTCAGGGGCTGAAATCGAAAAATTGATATAATTTTTTAAGATAAATATAAACATATTACAATACAGAGGGTGTAATTTATTAGTGTGAAGTTAAGTATCATTATTCCAACGTACAATGAAGAGAAATATCTTCCCAAACTTCTTTACAGCATAAAGGAGCAAGATTTTAAAGATTACGAGATCATAGTGGCGGATGCAGGATCAAAAGACTCCACACGAGATATTGCTGCTTCTACTGGTTGTAAAGTTATTAGTGGAGGTTTACCTGCCATAGGGCGAAATAATGGGGCTGAATCTGCTGAAGGGGATTACCTGTTATTTTTAGATTCAGATGTTGTACTGAGTTCAGGCTATCTGGCATCTGCAATGGAAGAATTTGAAGAAAAGGATCTTGGAATAGCAATTACTCAGATACTACCATTAAGCGATAAAAATGTGGACAAAGCCCTCCATAAATTTGCTAATTTTTTCATGAAACGTGTTGAGTCTATAAAACCTCATGGCGCAGGATGTTACGGAATTTTAACCACCAAAAAGCTTCATAACGAGATCAATGGGTTTGATGAAGATCTAGATTTTGGTGAAGACAGTGATTATATCGAAAGAATGGGAAAAATAAGTACATTCAAAGTTTTAAGAAATCCAAGACTCCTGGTTTCTACAAGAAGGCTTGAGGAAGAAGGAATAAAGGATTTGGCATTCAAGTATACCAAAAGCACGATATATGATTTCAGGGGAAAGAAGATCAGTGCAGATGAACTCGACTACAACTTTGGACACAGCAGCGATGAAAAGTACAAACCAAGAATAATATATGCTGCTTGTGGCGAGGGTATGGGTCATGCAATCCGGACTTCAGTGATTTTGGATCATCTTAAAGATGATAATGAAGTGATGGTTTTTGCAAGTGAACGGGCCTATGATTTTTTATCCCAAAAATTCGATGATGTCTACAGGATATATGGTTTCAATACTGTCTACGAAAATAATGCTGTGAACGATAAAAAAACATTTATCAACGCAATGAAATATCTTCCAAGGGATGTTAAGGACAATATCCGTTTGTTGTATGGAATAGCAAACAAATTTAAACCAGATCTTATAATATCGGACTTTGAATTTTACTCTAACATCCTAAGCAAGATCATAAGGGTTCCAATGATAAGCATAGACAACATGCATGTTATAACCCAATGTAAAATTGATGTGCCCAAAAAGTTCTCGAGAGATAAACTCAAAGCTGAAGGAGTTGTCAGATCGTTTATCCAACGGCCACAGAAGTACATAATCACATCCTATTTCTATCCTGAAGTAAAGAACACAGAAAAGGTATCCATATTTCCACCAATTTTAAGGAAAGAAATATTAGAATTAAAACCAGTTAAAGGAGATAATGTCCTAGTATACCAGACTAGTTCTTCAAATCTGGAACTGATAGATTTATTGAAGAAATTTGAAGAAAATTTCATTATTTATGGTTTTGATAAAGATGCTGTTGAAGATAATTTAACATACAGAAAATTTAATGAAGACCAATTTTTCGAAGATTTAGGTTCTTGTAAAGCAGTAATTGCTAATGGAGGATTCACACTACTCAGTGAAGCCATATACCTAAAAAAACCAGTTCTAAGCGTTCCTGTTAAGGGACAGTTTGAACAGATACTAAATGCCATCTACCTCGAAAAACTGGGCTACGGTGAGTTTCATGAACAACTCAGTGTCGAGGTTTTAGAAAATTTTCTAAAGAATCTTGAAGAATATGATGAGGCACTCAAAACATATACTCAAAATGGAAACAAATCCATTTTAGGGGAAATTGATCGTCAGATCGAAATTTATTCCGGCTAAACTTTGACACGAGTTCAAAACAGGTTTTGTTTAGCTTCACAAAAGATTATTAAACTAAAAAACAATAGTTAATAAAATGATTGGTATAATGTCTGACAGTCATGATAATATTCCTGCAATTAGAAAGGCAGTTGAAACCTTCAATTCCATGGATGTAGATCTTGTTATACATGCAGGAGACCTCATATCTCCATTCACTGCCAACGAATTTAAAAATTTAGAGCCGGAAATGGTGGCTGTTTTTGGGAACAATGATGGAGAAAGGGAAGGTCTTAAAAAAGCCTATTCTGAGATTTGTCTCATTGAAGATTTCAAAGAAATTTCTGTCGAGGGTTGGAAATTCTCCATAATCCACGGTACAAACCCCCAAATAGTTGATGCCTTGGCAAAATGTGGCAAATATGATGTATTGATCAGAGGCCACACTCATGAACTTGAAATAAAAGGGAGTGAAACATTAATTATAAATCCTGGCGAGGTGTGTGGTTATGTTTCAGGAAAGCAGACAGTTGTGTTAGTTGATCCCGATGATCTGAATTGTGAAGTAATTAACTTGTAACACATTCTGGTTGGTTATGGAAAATTTATATAAACCAGAAAATTCATCACCGATATAAAATAATTAAAAAAAATTCAGGCGACAAACTGTATTATTATTTGGGTTATTATTATGAATCGTAAAACCATTGGACTACTGATTGTTGGAATTGCTATTTTAGCAGTGATGATAATATTCATCGGACCTGGAAAAATTGAAGAAGCCCTAAAATTAGCCAATCCATGGTATTTGTTACTTGCAGTGGCTGTTCAATTTATAATATATGGAATGTGGACCCAACGATGGTCCATAACTATCAGATCCCTAGGAATATCCATTAGAAAGAAGCACATATTTCCAATGCTCATGGTTGGACTGGCAATCAACAACATAACCCCAAGTGGTAGGGGTGGCGGCGAACCAGTTAGGGCTTATATGTTGGGTAAATACACTAAGTCTCCAATGGAAAATGCGTTCGCCACTGTTATTGCTGACAGAGGTCTAGACACATTTCCATTTGTTTTACTGGCGATTATCACCATACTGTACTCAGTTCTATCTTTAAAACTACCTGAATGGATTGTCATAGCATTGATAATTTCACTCATAGTTCTAGTCATAGTCTTCTTCATAATTCTGTTTATGTGTATAAACGAATCAGTGGGTCAAAGGATCACACTGTGGTTTGTTGGAGTTTTCAAGAGATTTTCAAAGAAAAAGCACTATGATATAGAAGATAAAGCCATTAACGCAGTGAAAGGTTTCCAAAGCAGTATGAATATTATGATAAGGGACAGAAGGGTTCTGATGTATGGTCTGCCACTGTCCTTTGTGATATGGTTCATGGAGATAATTCGTGTTTACATAGTTTTCTCATCATTTGGAACTCCAGTACCTTTGGGTATCATTGCAGCTGTCTTTGTTATTGCAACTCTAATAGGAATGATTCCTTTACTTCCAGGGGGAGTGGGTGCAGTTGATGGCATAATGATAATATTGTACTCTGCAGCAGGAGTTCCACCATCAATCAGTGCTGCTGCAACCATAGTTGAAAGGTTAATATCATTCTGGATGACATCTTTCATAGGCATGGGAATGCTTCCATACGTTGGTTCTGGTGTGATGGAGGAATTTTCAGACAAATTTTAGTGAACAACCCCTTTTTATACATAATTTTTTTTAAATCATTAATATCAGCTTCCAAAGTTAAATGGAAAAATTTATAACTATTTCTCAACTACGATCAGTCGGTGATAATCATGGATATAAACGGAGTGGAAATAGAAGATAACTTTGCAGAAGCATTCGATATAAAAGTATCCCGAATTCTTATTACTGCAGCAACAAAAAAATTGGCTCTGGTGGCAGCTACTGAAGCTACAGGTTACGGAACATCGGTCATTGGATGCCCAGCAGAAGCAGGAATAGACTGCTACGTACCGCCTCAGGAAACACCTGATGGAAGGCCTGGATACGTCATAATGATCTGTAACATGAACAAAGACAAACTCGATCATGAATTATTAGAACGTGTGGGAATGTGTATTTTAACCGCAGCTACAACAGCTGTATTTGATTGGTTAGATGAGCCAGATGAAAAACTCAAAACTGGCCAAAAACTCAAGTTCTTTGGAGATGGATACGAACAGACCATTGATGTTGAAGGAAGAAAGGTTCATTCAATACCACTCATGTCAGGAGATTTCTGTGTAGAAGCAGAATTAGGTATAAAAGCAGGAGTAGCAGGAGGAAATTTCTTTATCCTAGCTGAAAACCAGCCTGCAGGATTACTAGCTGCTGATGCAGCAGTAGATGCAATTGAAGCAGTACCTGGAGCAATTACTCCGTTCCCTGGAGGAATCGTGGCATCAGGTTCAAAAGTAGGTTCCAACAAGTACAAATTCTTGGGAGCATCAACCAATGAAAAAATGTGCGTCACATTAAAAGACGAAGTTGAGGGATGCCAAATACCAGAAGATGTAAACGGTGTCTACGAAATTGTTATTGATGGTGTAGATGAAGATGCTGTAAAAGCAGCAATGAAAGCAGGTATAGAAGCAGCTGTTAAAGTTTCAGGCATTATTCAGATCAGTGCAGGAAACTTCGGCGGAAATCTAGGTAAATACCAGTTACAACTACATGATGTTTGTTAAAAACATCAATCATTATTTTTTTTTAATAACTGGTATAAAATGTATTGATTTCTTTATTGTATACAGAACTCTTCGATTTTCTCGCTTTCAACAATTGTCCAGATTTCATCTAGTGGAAGATCCACTCCAAGTAGAATTCCTGCCTTGGTTAGTTCTTGAACAATTTTCATTATTGTTTTAGCATCCCGTGCAGAAACAGTGTGTGAATGCACTTGTCTAGAGATCTGCGAAAGAGTTTCAAGGGACCTTCTTGCATCGGGTTTTTTATACTCTTCTTCACATTTTACTAAGTCCGTTTCATCCTTCAAATATAGATTTCGAGTTACAACCTGACGTAATCCTGGTAAATAATGTTTGGAATCCAATATTCTGCCGCCATTTTCGATTATGATCCGTTTATCATCTAGTTCACTTGGCCTGTGTCTGACAAGTAACTCTGAAACCCTACCAAATTCTGTGATTTTTTGTTTAATCTCTGCTGGTGTTAAATTCACTCCCAAAAGAAATCCTTTGGTCTTTAGTTCAGTTTCAACTTTTCTCAAACTTTCAGTATCGGGACCAGATATTATGTGGGAATGAATTCCGCCTCCAGAAATAGTATATAATCTTTCTAATGACTCCATCCTTTCAGGATCCTGGTTTAATTTGGTTAAAAAACGATCCATCTCTTCATTATTTGAAAGTCCAATCTTCCTCTTGAGTGGTTCATGAAATCCCGGTAGGTAATACTCAATATCTTCGATGGTGCAGCCATGTTTGAGTATGATCTGAGATTCTTCTTTAATATCTCGGACACCGTGTGATTCTGTAATTTTGATTTCGGGTTTTAAAACAACTTCAACCATTCTGCCGTTTTTCTTGGTCACTTCCATAATTTCGTCTTCGTTTAAGTTTATTCCTAGAAGAATTCCCTCTTTCTTCAGTTGGGATGTGACTTTATCAAGACTTTCTTTGTTAGGTCCAGATATCCAGTGTGAATGGATTCCACTCACTGACTCGTAAATATTTTCCAAAGATTTTTTTCTAGATTGTTCATTTTCCAGGCTGGTTAAAAATCTGTTCAGCTGGCTGATGTCTGAAACACCCACCTTTCTTGCCAGTGGTTCAGTAAATTCTGGAAGATGGTACTCTATATTTTCCAATGTACAACCGTACTTCAGTATGATCTCAGATTCCTTTCTAATATCCTCAACACTGTGCTTTACAGTGATCTTCATGATGGTGGGTTCCATTGATGCGAAATAAATATCTTCTGCACCACTGGTTTCAGGGGATATAACCTTATCAGCACCGGATCGGTAGAGTCTGCGAACATTTTCTGCCTTACTTGCCCTGGTAACTATCCATATTTTTGGACTTATTTCCCTGGCTGTAAGGGTGATAAAAAGGTTGTCCACATCTTCACCAGTGGTGATTATAACTCCCCTAGCCCTCTTTATCCCTGCATCAATCATAATGTTTTCATCTGTTGCATCTCCAGGGATTGCTAAAACATGGGGGTCCTGCCAGAGTTCTTTCTCTACAACATCTTTATTTTTCTCAATAATTACCACTTGGATATTTCTTTTCTGCAATTCTTTATGCACAGCACTACCAACTCTTCCGTAGCCACACAGAACAAAATGGTCGTTATATGCAGCTATCATCTTTCTTTGTTTGGCACCTGATGCAATTTCTTCCACAGTCATAGTTACCACCGTAATTGTAAGTGTAAATGCGTAGGCAAGCAATGCAACACCGCCCATAACAAGGGTTATGGTGAAAATTTTTTGCAGAGGAGTTATAGGCTGAATGTCACCAAAACCCACTGTAGCAATTGTTTGCACAGTAAAATATAAAGAATTTAAAGGATCTAGCTTCATTATGTAGATAGAACCAACAATACCATAGAGAATAAGCACCAGTACTCCTATAATTGCATAAAATGCAAGAATATAAGGTTCATCTGCTGCATCTTTGCTCAAGGGTAGTATTGGTAGGTATGGTGGGCGCAAGATAATCACCGAATCAATAATTATATGTCCAGACTAGAATTCCTTTTACTATCTAATCAATTTTTCAATAATTCAATGTTTTATGATTTACAGTTAATTATTGTAATATAAGGGCTTTATATTTGTAGTAATGTTTGATAAAAAAATACGAAATCATTAATTTTCTCGTTATTAATAATATAGTATAATAAGATTTAAAAGAATCTGGTTTATGGTGATAAAAATGGATCCAATGGATATTATGGTTGCTGATGTAAATTCTGAAGCTCTTGGGATTCCTAGAATTGTACTGATGGAAAATGCAGGAAAATGTGTTGCAGAACAAATATTTACAATATCAAAGAAGTGCAAAGTTGCAATCTACGCAGCCAAAGGAGGTAATGGGGGAGATGGCTTTGTTGCTGCCAGGCACCTGATTCAGAAAGGGTACAATGTTGAACTTTATTTTATAGGAACAGAATCAGGGATCAAATCCAGTGAAACAAGGATGAACTGGAAAATTATTCAGAATTTAGGAATTTACAACTCCTCTTTGAACATATTTAAAATACATGATTCTTCCCAAGTTGAACCAACCAATGCAGATATTATTATCGATGCAATGATGGGTACTGGAGTAAAAGGAAAACTAAGAGAACCCATTTCAACTGCAGTTGAAGTTATAAATGATTCAGATGCTGTGGTTGTGGCTGTTGATATCCCCACAGGAATGGATCCTCTGACAGGATCTGTTACAGATAGGGCTGTAATGGCAAACCATACTGTAACATTTCACAAACCAAAAACAGGACTGTTAAATGCAGATACAAAATATGTTGGCAACTTAACTGTTTGTGATATAGGCATCCCAATGGAAGCTGAACTATTCACAGGACCTGGAGATATTCTCAGACTAAACAGGAGGGAAATGAACTCTCATAAAGGTCAAAACGGCCGAGTATTGGTTTTGGGAGGTAATGGTAATTATTCGGGAGCACCCGCCCTTGCAGCACTGGCAGCTCTAAGATCAGGAGTGGATATTGCAATGGTGGCCTGCCCAAAATCAGTATCAAGTTCCATACGATCATATTCTCCAAATTTAATTGTTAGAGATCTTTCAGAGGATTATGTACGTTTCGAAGATTCTTCTGACATACTTGAACTGTCGGACAGTGCAGATTCAGTTGTGATAGGGTGTGGAATTGGAATAAAGGATGAAACTGGTCTAGTTTTAAATGAAATGGTTGAAAAAATTCAGAAACCCATTGTTTTAGATGCAGATGCATTAAAAATTGTGGATAGGAATGTTGTAAAGGATTCTGATAAAAAAATTGTATTGACGCCACATAAAGCGGAGTTTAGGGCATTTTTCCAGGTTGATCTTCCTGAAGATCTGGATGATAAAATTAAAACAGTGGAAGGTACTGCAGCTGAGTTGGGATGCACAATCCTGCTTAAAGGGGCTGTTGATATTATTTCAGATGGAAACAGAACTAAACTTAATTCCTCTGGAAATCCTGGTATGTCTGTTGGAGGTACAGGGGATGTTTTAGCAGGATTAGTTGCAGGGCTGATTTCAAAGGGCCATGATGTTTTTGAAGCTGCATTTTTAGGTTCTTACATCAATGGTACTGCGGGGGATATTGCAGAGAAATCATATGGTTACAATTTTTTGGCTACGGATGTTATAAATGAAATACCAAAGGTATTCAAAGAAAAATAGTTAGATAAATCCGATTAAATTAAGAATAACCAGCAAAATAACTCCGATAAATCCTCCAAATCCTGCAACAAGCACAGTCAGTATGTTCAATGGAATGTCAATGAAAGGGAGTAAGTTCACTATAAATAGCATTACAACTCCGAAGATCATGTGGAGCAAGATTTTGATTATGATTCCTGCGGCTTTAAAAAGAATAACCAGTCCTATGGCTAATAAAACTGCTATAAAAATTCCAAACAATACAGTCTCAAGTACCATTGATTCGCTTCCTGATTCTTAAAAAAAATAGTGATTAGATGAGATCACTTACTCGTTTTTACAAACTTTTTGATAGCAGGCTGCTTGCAATCCGTAATTCTTAACCATTCCTGCTATTTCACGTTGATCCATCTCTTTGTCTTCAAATGAAACTGCCTCTTCACTGTAAAGACTGTAAGGGGATTCCCGTGCTAAAATTCTTATACTGCCCTTGTGCAGTTTCAGAATCACATCTCCTGAAACTCTTAGCTGCATGTTATCTATGATGCAGTCCAAATCCTCTCTCAGGGGTTCGTGCCAGAGTCCGTTGTAAACTAATTCCGAATATGCTTGTGTTACGGTTTCGCCGAATTTAAGTTCTTCTCTGGTTAGTGTTAACTGTTCAAGAGCTTTATGGGCTGTTATGAGTAGTTCTGCACCGGGTGTTTCGTAGTTTTCTCTGGATTTTAAGCCAATGATACGGTCTTCAATGATATCTACCCTTCCAATGCCATGTAAACCTGCTATCCTATTAGCTTCCTGGATGATTTCTAGAGCATTCATCATTTCGCCATCAATTGCTACAGGCACACCTTCTTCAAATGTTACTGTAAGTTTTTGAGGTTCATCAGGAGCATTTTCTGTTGATTGAGTCCATTCAAATGCTTCTTCTGGAGTTTCTACCATTGGATCCTCCAGGATATCTCCTTCTATGGATCTTCCCCAGAGATTCTCGTCTATGCTGTATAGTTTGTCCGAAGGAACTGGGATGTCATTTTTAACAGCGTAATCCATCTCTTCAGTTCTTGTTAAATTCAAATCTCTTACAGGGGCTATGATGTCACACACTGAACTTGATCTTATGGTTGTTTCAAACCTGAATTGATCATTTCCCTTTCCTGTACAACCATGGGCTATAGCGTCTGCTTGTTCTTTCTTGGCCAGTTCCACAATTTTCATTGCAATGAGTGGCCTTGCAAGGGAAGTGCTCAATGGATAGCCCTCGTACATAGCATTGGCTTTAATCGCTCTGAAAATAAATTCTTCTGCAAATTCGTGTTTAGCATCGATGGTGTAGTGTTTTTTTACCCCTATATTATTTGCAACTTGTGCTGGTCTTTCTATTTCATCTTCGGGTTGTCCTACATCGACACATGCTGTTACTACTTCCATGTTGTATTTTTCTTGTAGTAACTTGACACATACCGAAGTGTCCAATCCACCGCTGAATGCAAGAACCACTTTTTCCATATTAAATCACCTTGAAATTAATTTGTAAACAATTTATATTTGTCAGTTTAAAATACATAGTAACTATTTCACAACATTATAATTTAAACTTGGTGGAGTTATGGCCAGTAAACACCTAACAATAGTAACTCATAAAACAGGGGGAGCAATTGATCAAAACAGTGTGCTCATGGATCATGTTCCAGATGGAGATATTTCCTACAAATTGATCAAAGCAGCTAGGTATGGGACTCCAATGATGAAGATGGGTAATGGTTCTCCCAAGGTCATGATCACTGCTGGAGTGCATGGGAATGAACTACCTCCACAAATTGCGGCACTTGAACTTTTAGAGTATTTGGATGCTGAAAATTTAAATGGCACAGTATACGTTGTTCCATTTGCAGTTCCAAACGCAACCAAAAATAATTCAAGAAGGTTCAAAGGTTTTGATATGAACAGATCTGCGAAGAAGAGCGGTTCAGCTACAAACAAGATTTTAATGGCTACAGATACATTGGGAGTGTTATCTTTGGCTGATTTTCACTCAACCAAACCTGGAAGCAATCCTGGTATTGAGAGTGTCTTCTGTTCAAAAAAACCCTGCTCTGAAAGCGTGAAGATTGCTAAACATATAACTAATGCCACTTCATCGAAGGTCATATGTCACAAGGTGGCAGGTGCATTGTATGGTGGTGCATTAGAAGATGAATGCAACCTTAAATATATTGCAGCAGTAACCTGTGAGGTTTTATCTGAAAACAATCTGGTTAGGGCAGGCAGTGTTGAAGCATCCCTCAGACAGATGATATCTTACCTGGAGTACTTCGATGTGGTGTGATGGTTGAGAATAGGTAAATTATTATAAATGTTAATACAAACTTAAATCGATTAAAATGCCGTCTTATAAAGAACATGTCCTTGCAGCTATTATAATGGTTTTCCCATTCTTTCAAGAT is part of the Methanobacterium lacus genome and encodes:
- a CDS encoding 3H domain-containing protein, translating into MRPPYLPILPLSKDAADEPYILAFYAIIGVLVLILYGIVGSIYIMKLDPLNSLYFTVQTIATVGFGDIQPITPLQKIFTITLVMGGVALLAYAFTLTITVVTMTVEEIASGAKQRKMIAAYNDHFVLCGYGRVGSAVHKELQKRNIQVVIIEKNKDVVEKELWQDPHVLAIPGDATDENIMIDAGIKRARGVIITTGEDVDNLFITLTAREISPKIWIVTRASKAENVRRLYRSGADKVISPETSGAEDIYFASMEPTIMKITVKHSVEDIRKESEIILKYGCTLENIEYHLPEFTEPLARKVGVSDISQLNRFLTSLENEQSRKKSLENIYESVSGIHSHWISGPNKESLDKVTSQLKKEGILLGINLNEDEIMEVTKKNGRMVEVVLKPEIKITESHGVRDIKEESQIILKHGCTIEDIEYYLPGFHEPLKRKIGLSNNEEMDRFLTKLNQDPERMESLERLYTISGGGIHSHIISGPDTESLRKVETELKTKGFLLGVNLTPAEIKQKITEFGRVSELLVRHRPSELDDKRIIIENGGRILDSKHYLPGLRQVVTRNLYLKDETDLVKCEEEYKKPDARRSLETLSQISRQVHSHTVSARDAKTIMKIVQELTKAGILLGVDLPLDEIWTIVESEKIEEFCIQ
- the fhcD gene encoding formylmethanofuran--tetrahydromethanopterin N-formyltransferase, whose amino-acid sequence is MDINGVEIEDNFAEAFDIKVSRILITAATKKLALVAATEATGYGTSVIGCPAEAGIDCYVPPQETPDGRPGYVIMICNMNKDKLDHELLERVGMCILTAATTAVFDWLDEPDEKLKTGQKLKFFGDGYEQTIDVEGRKVHSIPLMSGDFCVEAELGIKAGVAGGNFFILAENQPAGLLAADAAVDAIEAVPGAITPFPGGIVASGSKVGSNKYKFLGASTNEKMCVTLKDEVEGCQIPEDVNGVYEIVIDGVDEDAVKAAMKAGIEAAVKVSGIIQISAGNFGGNLGKYQLQLHDVC
- a CDS encoding argininosuccinate synthase translates to MEKVVLAFSGGLDTSVCVKLLQEKYNMEVVTACVDVGQPEDEIERPAQVANNIGVKKHYTIDAKHEFAEEFIFRAIKANAMYEGYPLSTSLARPLIAMKIVELAKKEQADAIAHGCTGKGNDQFRFETTIRSSSVCDIIAPVRDLNLTRTEEMDYAVKNDIPVPSDKLYSIDENLWGRSIEGDILEDPMVETPEEAFEWTQSTENAPDEPQKLTVTFEEGVPVAIDGEMMNALEIIQEANRIAGLHGIGRVDIIEDRIIGLKSRENYETPGAELLITAHKALEQLTLTREELKFGETVTQAYSELVYNGLWHEPLREDLDCIIDNMQLRVSGDVILKLHKGSIRILARESPYSLYSEEAVSFEDKEMDQREIAGMVKNYGLQAACYQKVCKNE
- a CDS encoding UPF0104 family protein, translating into MNRKTIGLLIVGIAILAVMIIFIGPGKIEEALKLANPWYLLLAVAVQFIIYGMWTQRWSITIRSLGISIRKKHIFPMLMVGLAINNITPSGRGGGEPVRAYMLGKYTKSPMENAFATVIADRGLDTFPFVLLAIITILYSVLSLKLPEWIVIALIISLIVLVIVFFIILFMCINESVGQRITLWFVGVFKRFSKKKHYDIEDKAINAVKGFQSSMNIMIRDRRVLMYGLPLSFVIWFMEIIRVYIVFSSFGTPVPLGIIAAVFVIATLIGMIPLLPGGVGAVDGIMIILYSAAGVPPSISAAATIVERLISFWMTSFIGMGMLPYVGSGVMEEFSDKF
- a CDS encoding MJ1255/VC2487 family glycosyltransferase, which translates into the protein MKLSIIIPTYNEEKYLPKLLYSIKEQDFKDYEIIVADAGSKDSTRDIAASTGCKVISGGLPAIGRNNGAESAEGDYLLFLDSDVVLSSGYLASAMEEFEEKDLGIAITQILPLSDKNVDKALHKFANFFMKRVESIKPHGAGCYGILTTKKLHNEINGFDEDLDFGEDSDYIERMGKISTFKVLRNPRLLVSTRRLEEEGIKDLAFKYTKSTIYDFRGKKISADELDYNFGHSSDEKYKPRIIYAACGEGMGHAIRTSVILDHLKDDNEVMVFASERAYDFLSQKFDDVYRIYGFNTVYENNAVNDKKTFINAMKYLPRDVKDNIRLLYGIANKFKPDLIISDFEFYSNILSKIIRVPMISIDNMHVITQCKIDVPKKFSRDKLKAEGVVRSFIQRPQKYIITSYFYPEVKNTEKVSIFPPILRKEILELKPVKGDNVLVYQTSSSNLELIDLLKKFEENFIIYGFDKDAVEDNLTYRKFNEDQFFEDLGSCKAVIANGGFTLLSEAIYLKKPVLSVPVKGQFEQILNAIYLEKLGYGEFHEQLSVEVLENFLKNLEEYDEALKTYTQNGNKSILGEIDRQIEIYSG
- a CDS encoding succinylglutamate desuccinylase/aspartoacylase family protein, which gives rise to MASKHLTIVTHKTGGAIDQNSVLMDHVPDGDISYKLIKAARYGTPMMKMGNGSPKVMITAGVHGNELPPQIAALELLEYLDAENLNGTVYVVPFAVPNATKNNSRRFKGFDMNRSAKKSGSATNKILMATDTLGVLSLADFHSTKPGSNPGIESVFCSKKPCSESVKIAKHITNATSSKVICHKVAGALYGGALEDECNLKYIAAVTCEVLSENNLVRAGSVEASLRQMISYLEYFDVV
- a CDS encoding metallophosphoesterase: MIGIMSDSHDNIPAIRKAVETFNSMDVDLVIHAGDLISPFTANEFKNLEPEMVAVFGNNDGEREGLKKAYSEICLIEDFKEISVEGWKFSIIHGTNPQIVDALAKCGKYDVLIRGHTHELEIKGSETLIINPGEVCGYVSGKQTVVLVDPDDLNCEVINL
- a CDS encoding bifunctional ADP-dependent NAD(P)H-hydrate dehydratase/NAD(P)H-hydrate epimerase, which codes for MDPMDIMVADVNSEALGIPRIVLMENAGKCVAEQIFTISKKCKVAIYAAKGGNGGDGFVAARHLIQKGYNVELYFIGTESGIKSSETRMNWKIIQNLGIYNSSLNIFKIHDSSQVEPTNADIIIDAMMGTGVKGKLREPISTAVEVINDSDAVVVAVDIPTGMDPLTGSVTDRAVMANHTVTFHKPKTGLLNADTKYVGNLTVCDIGIPMEAELFTGPGDILRLNRREMNSHKGQNGRVLVLGGNGNYSGAPALAALAALRSGVDIAMVACPKSVSSSIRSYSPNLIVRDLSEDYVRFEDSSDILELSDSADSVVIGCGIGIKDETGLVLNEMVEKIQKPIVLDADALKIVDRNVVKDSDKKIVLTPHKAEFRAFFQVDLPEDLDDKIKTVEGTAAELGCTILLKGAVDIISDGNRTKLNSSGNPGMSVGGTGDVLAGLVAGLISKGHDVFEAAFLGSYINGTAGDIAEKSYGYNFLATDVINEIPKVFKEK
- a CDS encoding pro-sigmaK processing inhibitor BofA family protein; this encodes MVLETVLFGIFIAVLLAIGLVILFKAAGIIIKILLHMIFGVVMLFIVNLLPFIDIPLNILTVLVAGFGGFIGVILLVILNLIGFI